In one window of Arachis ipaensis cultivar K30076 chromosome B06, Araip1.1, whole genome shotgun sequence DNA:
- the LOC107645499 gene encoding uncharacterized protein LOC107645499: protein METIDELNLISKRVNFGNSGHGCDVKHDVPAVFFSNGGYTGNVYHEFNDGIIPLYITSQHFNKKVVFVILEYHNWWITKYGDILSHLSDYPAIDFRGDNRTHCFPEAIVGLRIHDELTVDSALMQRNKSIVDFRNLLDKAYWPRIHGLIQDEEREAQEKLRKQMSSSPSSESEPESESPQKQEYIIKQKVQENPLKKPKLVILSRDKSRAITNENSMVKMAEEIGFEVEVLKPDRTTELAKIYKSLNASDVMIGVHGAAMTHFLFLRPGSVFIQVVPLGTTWAAETYYGEPARKLGLKYIGYEIQIRESSLYEKYDKNDPVLRDPQSITKKGWEFTKKIYLDSQNVVLDLRRFRKRLQHAYEYIVSKSNHSTE, encoded by the coding sequence ATGGAGACCATTGATGAGCTAAACCTCATCTCAAAGAGAGTGAATTTTGGTAATTCAGGCCATGGTTGTGATGTCAAACATGATGTCCCGGCCGTGTTCTTCTCGAATGGGGGCTATACCGGCAATGTGTACCACGAATTCAACGATGGAATCATTCCTTTGTACATTACCTCCCAGCATTTCAACAAGAAGGTTGTGTTTGTGATCCTTGAATATCACAATTGGTGGATCACCAAGTATGGAGACATTCTTTCTCACCTTTCGGATTATCCGGCCATCGATTTTAGAGGAGACAACAGAACTCATTGCTTCCCTGAAGCCATTGTTGGCCTTAGAATCCACGATGAGCTCACGGTGGATTCGGCTTTGATGCAAAGGAACAAGAGCATTGTTGACTTTAGAAACCTTCTTGATAAGGCCTATTGGCCGCGGATTCATGGATTGATTCAAGATGAAGAAAGGGAAGCCCAAGAAAAGTTAAGAAAACAAATGTCTTCATCCCCATCATCAGAATCAGAACCAGAATCAGAATCTCCACAGAAACAAGAGTATATAATTAAGCAAAAAGTACAAGAGAATCCATTGAAGAAACCCAAGTTGGTTATTCTCTCTAGAGACAAATCAAGAGCCATAACAAATGAAAATTCTATGGTTAAAATGGCTGAGGAAATTGGCTTTGAAGTCGAAGTCTTGAAGCCAGACAGAACAACAGAATTGGCCAAGATTTATAAGTCACTGAATGCAAGTGATGTGATGATCGGCGTCCACGGCGCAGCAATGACACATTTCTTGTTCTTGAGGCCTGGCTCAGTGTTCATTCAAGTTGTTCCTCTTGGCACAACTTGGGCTGCAGAAACATATTATGGTGAACCTGCAAGAAAACTTGGTTTGAAGTACATTGGCTATGAAATTCAGATTAGAGAGAGCTCTTTGTATGAGAAGTATGATAAGAATGATCCTGTTCTAAGGGACCCCCAAAGCATCACAAAGAAAGGTTGGGAATTCACAAAGAAGATCTATCTTGATAGCCAAAATGT
- the LOC110263673 gene encoding uncharacterized protein LOC110263673, with protein MTEQPPPLPSELLRMVTELRQVVAEENQRMANQIANLNNTRTENNDRQERTEEAEQQSGPTHVPDTARQEGEQPEHNEDTQKNVDNDDQESSPGPFTAEVMNFVLPRRFTLPTTLTPYDGLGDPKKYIKKFTSIMIVNGASDKVLCRCFSSYLDGPALDWFCSLPVGSISRFRDISKPFEEHCAGSAIYLHDSDYLNTVKQGQHESLKDYMTRFTKIAISIPDLHPEVELHAIKSGLRPGKFQETIVVAKPKTMAEFREKAKGQIDIEELRQARKIEKPHYKDDDKPRDSKKNFKPIPRYETYTKFNTKHDDIIKEILNSKLIKPPRKAGNYPDSKGTDRSKYCSFHQKHGHNTDDCVIAKDLLERLARQGGGATSSARKRSYRAILSINADQSQQQPPPTSPQITFHTADHDNSVANLDDPVVISLQLGDLLIKKVLLDPGSSADVLFYSTFQKMKLSDNIIRPSIGDLVGFSGERVPVMGSVWLQTTLGKFPSSKTSDIQYLVVDCFSPYNIILGRPFLNKFGAIVSTIHLCVKFPLQDNTIATIHSDAREARECYNNSLKRPHRNTNAQVHNIGNTNNQDMLADLDPRAGTLERPTPTEDLDKIYFTENTDKFTYVGSTLSSDEKSSFRTFLQQNADLFAWTPADMPGIDPSIISHKLALDPSIRPVAQKREISGTTESKLP; from the exons ATGACTGAACAACCTCCACCTTTGCCATCCGAATTGCTCCGGATGGTGACCGAGTTGCGGCAAGTCGTGGCTGAGGAGAACCAAAGAATGGCAAATCAAATCGCCAACTTGAATAACACTCGAACCGAAAACAATGACCGACAAGAACGGACAGAAGAAGCCGAGCAGCAGTCGGGGCCAACACATGTCCCAGACACTGCTCGACAGGAAGGGGAGCAGCCCGAACATAATGAGGACACTCAGAAAAACGTCGACAATGACGATCAGGAAAGCTCCCCTGGACCATTCACGGCGGAGGTGATGAACTTCGTGCTGCCTCGAAGGTTCACCCTGCCGACCACCCTAACTCCCTATGATGGGTTAGGTGATCCGAAGAAATACATCAAAAAGTTCACCTCcataatgatagtaaacggtgcatctgataaagttttatgtcgttgttttTCATCTTatttagacggtcctgcacttgattggttttgttctttgcctgTAGGTTCCATTTCTCGATTCCGAGACATATCAAAACCCTTTGAGGAGCACTGTGCTGGATCTGCCATCTACCTTCACGACTCCGATTACCTGAACACAGTCAAGCAAGGCCAGCACGAAAGCCTCAAGGACTACATGACGCGCTTCACAAAGATAGCCATAAGCATACCCGACCTCCACCCCGAGGTAGAACTACACGCCATAAAAAGTGGATTAAGACCAGGAAAGTTCCAGGAAACTATTGTTGTGGCCAAACCAAAAACTATGGCCGAATTCCGTGAAAAAGCTAAAGGACAAATTGATATCGAAGAGCTTCGACAAGCTCGGAAAATAGAAAAGCCTCACTATAAAGATGACGACAAGCCACGGGACAGCAAGAAGAATTTCAAACCGATCCCACGATATGAGACCTACACCAAATTCAACACCAAGCACGATGACATCATCAAGGAGATCTTGAATTCAAAGTTAATCAAGCCACCACGAAAAGCTGGCAATTACCCAGATTCAAAAGGCACTGATCGATCAAAGTACTGCTCTTTCCACCAGAAGCATGGACACAATACCGATGACTGCGTCATCGCCAAAGACCTGTTGGAGCGATTAGCTCGGCAAG GTGGAGGAGCCACAAGTTCGGCACGGAAAAGATCTTACCGAGCTATCCTTTCCATCAACGCCGATCAAAGTCAACAGCAGCCGCCACCTACATCTCCACAGATAACATTCCATACAGCCGATCATGACAACAGCGTAGCAAATCTGGATGATCCCGTCGTAATCTCCTTACAGCTCGGTGATCTCCTAATTAAAAAGGTGTTGCTCGACCCAGGCAGCAGCGCCGACGTTCTCTTTTACTCGACTTTCCAGAAAATGAAACTAAGCGATAACATCATCCGACCTTCCATTGGTGATTTGGTAGGATTCTCAGGTGAGCGAGTCCCGGTTATGGGCtcagtgtggttacaaaccacactcggtAAGTTTCCTTCGTCAAAAACTTCAGACATTCAATACTTAGTCGTTGATTGCTTCAGTCCCTATAATATTATACTTGgccgacctttcttaaataaGTTCGGCGCTATagtatctacaattcatctttgtgtTAAGTTCCCTTTGCAGGATAACACAATTGCAACCATTCATAGTGATGCCCGAGAAGCCAGGGAATGCTACAACAATAGTCTCAAAAGACCTCACCGTAACACAAATGCCCAGGTCCACAATATCGGCAACACGAACAACCAAGACATGCTAGCCGACCTTGATCCTAGAGCAGGAACACTGGAAAGGCCGACTCCAACAGAAGACCTAGATAAAATCTACTTcacagaaaacacagataagttcACATACGTCGGCTCAACATTATCTTCAGACGAAAAATCTTCATTCCGAACATTCTTACAACAAAATGCCGACCTATTCGCGTGGACCCCAGCTGATATGCCAGGCATCGATCCATCCATCATATCACACAAGTTAGCACTAGATCCATCTATCCGACCTGTGGCACAAAAAAGAGAAATCTCGGGCACGACCGAAAGCAAGCTTCCCTAG
- the LOC110263883 gene encoding uncharacterized protein LOC110263883 encodes MTCCNGRKIRLLFWSIWVRFLIVDVVLCLRFLTIFCFPCFSGGKYPGVSAASLMSRVKSKGLDKEVSSSKAEKVGVGEVDQPRRGRRKVIAKKRKGDVVDLSDVSGDEKDDVPMEELHRFCENQKKLHGFIERSEGSSLWGKYHPFMITVDEVCQTPSDVSLAEEVGDVAIDQYMQVVGLRLASLGCSREKIHRKMVEKREDPSLKEELAVKVAKVSELEVKLFEVEKHLKEVKESYAKDVEDLKKKEADLSSLSTRMIEVTAQMKELEKNKQGEILDSFLEGFERAVLQARFLAPEVDLSAMDPGKIVQDGVLVEDDGAAEQGDENV; translated from the exons ATGACCTGCTGCAATGGGAGGAAAATAAGGCTACTGTTTTGGAGTATTTGGGTAAGATTTTTAATTGTGGATGTTGTATTATGTCTGAGGTTTTTGACCATTTTCTGTTTTCCGTGTTTTTCAGGTGGGAAGTACCCAGGTGTATCTGCCGCGAGTTTGATGTCTCGGGTGAAGAGCAAGGGTTTGGATAAAGAGGTATCCTCATCCAAGGCAGAGAAGGTTGGTGTTGGCGAGGTTGATCAACCAAGGCGGGGCAGGAGGAAAGTTATTGCTAAGAAGAGAAAAGGTGATGTGGTGGATTTGTCCGATGTTTCTGGTGATGAGAAGGATGATGTTCCGATGGAAGAGCTTCATAGGTTTTGTGAAAACCAGAAAAAGTTGCATGGTTTTATTGAGCGGAGTGAGGGGTCGTCGCTCTGGGGGAAATATCATCCTTTCATGATTACTGTGGATGAGGTATGCCAGACCCCGTCTGATGTTAGTTTGGCGGAAGAGGTGGGGGACGTGGCAATTGATCAATATATGCAG GTGGTGGGTTTGCGACTGGCGAGTTTGGGGTGCAGTCGTGAGAAGATTCATCGGAAGATGGTTGAAAAGAGGGAGGATCCGAGTTTGAAGGAAGAGTTGGCTGTAAAAGTTGCTAAGGTTTCTGAACTTGAGGTGAAGTTATTTGAGGTTGAAAAACATTTGAAAGAGGTGAAGGAGAGCTATGCCAAGGATGTGGAAgatttaaagaagaaagaagctgACTTATCTTCTTTGAGCACCCGTATGATTGAGGTTACTGCCCAGATGAAGGAGTTGGAGAAGAATAAGCAAGGAGAGATTCTGGATTCCTTCCTTGAAGGTTTTGAGAGGGCTGTTCTTCAGGCGAGGTTTCTGGCTCCCGAGGTTGATTTATCGGCAATGGATCCGGGCAAAATAGTACAGGATGGTGTCTTGGTTGAGGATGATGGTGCTGCGGAGCAAGGAGATGAGAATGTGTAA